The following nucleotide sequence is from Primulina tabacum isolate GXHZ01 chromosome 2, ASM2559414v2, whole genome shotgun sequence.
TCGAGTACTTCTTAGGTTGATGAATCAATTTTCGTTGGTATTGAAATCGGGCAATCTTTGGCTGTGGAGGATCCTGATGGTGTTTTCACCGTCACCGCTGTTGATGCCAATCACTGTCCAGGTCTCTATTCTCTATTATAGCCAAATTATCACAAATCAATACCCTGTTTCAGTGAATTTGTGACAGAGTACTTTGGGCGAATGTTATTTTATTGTTTGAGTCAACTGACCCTTCTTTTTGCAGTTGTTcaataaaatgaaaaatctacCTAGATTGTTATTTAATTGGGTTTTTGCATTACTTCACCTACAATGAATTATGTAATTAGTTATAGTCTCTAGAGCCTAAGGTCATTTTATTTTAGTTCCTTCGTTTGATCAGTTTTGTATAGCTCCAGAGGCTGTCTATGCACGATATTTCACTGATTATTTTCCTAGTTTGTGAAACCTTTCCTCTACAAAGTTATAAAAGGATACAATTTATTAATTTCAGGAGCTGTGATGTTTCTGTTTGAAGGAAATTTTGGTAACATTTTGCACACTGGAGATTGCAGATTAACCCCCGAGTGTTTGCAAAACTTACCGGAGAAGTATATCGGAAAGAAGGGAAAAGAACCACGGTGCCCCCTTGATTACATCTTTTTAGATTGCACATTTGGTCAATTTCGTTCAAAAATGCCCAGCCGACATGCGGCTATTCAGCAGGTATGCGAACTTGTTTGATCCTCCTAAAATGTTTTTGGTGGTCAATCTGACGATTTGTAAAACAGGTTATTAATTGTATATGGAAACACCCAAATGCTCGCACAGTTTATCTGACATGTGATCTTCTTGGTCAAGAAGAGATACTTGTACAAGTATCACAAACTTTTGGTGGCAAAATatatattgataaaataaaaaattcagtGTGTTTGAAAGCTCTGGAACTTACAGTTCCTGAGATCCTATCACAAGACCCATCTTCCCGTTTCCAGCTATTTGATGGATTTCACAGACTTTATGAAAGAGCTGAAGAAAAGATTTCCGAGGCACGAACCAATTTTCAGCATGAGCCTCTAATTATACGCCCTTCTGCTCAGTGGTATGCTTGTAATGAAGGTGTTTCAGATACTGAAAGTCCTGAGAAAGTGAGATTTGATCGAGCTGTTAGAGATCTGTATGGTGTTTGGCATGTCTGCTACACAATTCACTCATCCAGAGATGAACTTGAGTGGGCCTTGGAACTTCTTGCACCTAAATGGGTGGTGTCTACAACTCCTAGTTGTAGGGCTATGGAGCTGGATTATGTCAAGAAGCACTGTCAACGAGTGTTTGATGATTCTCTATGGAAACTTATGGACTTGGGTGCAGTAGCATCACCAGATCCATATGAAGCGGAAAAAAGTTTTGGCTGCTCGAATTTGATGGAAAGGATTCCCGATAGATGTGTAGAAGCCCAATCTGAGCCAGTTCTTATATCTACAAACCAGAGAAAACGATTGAGTATGTCTCCTTCAAGCAAAAGACCCATGTTGACATTGTTTGGAAGAGCAAGGCTCGGTCTCGAAGATTCTATTCTGCAACATAAACAGAATGAAATTGTATGTGTTGGTAGCGATTTTTTGGAGAGAGCTTCAACAGAAGCAGACGAGAGGTCATCTCAAAAAGAAAATGTTATCAAAGTCAAGCTTCAAGAGTTATCGGAGCCGAACAAAATGGCCGATCATGAACTTGGTTCTATTTCATCCATTTCAATTGAAGGAACTACTAGAATGAAGTTTGAAGAGCCACTAGAATCAGAGAGAATGTCTGATTGTGCAGAAGGTAAATTTACTTATGCATCCGTAGAGCTCGATATGCACAAACGTGCTGCTATCTCATCCATTGGCTTTTCCAGAAGCTATGATGAGAATTTGAGAAGGTTCTATAGATACGTGAACGTGCCAATACCTCAACCTCTTCCATCCCTTGTGAAGCTTATGGTTGCCAacaaaaaaatgaagaagaTAATGTAAATGGCTCTCTTTATGGCACCATGTTGCTGCTATATTCATCTTGCACACAATTTGTAGCGATACAGGATACTTCTTTCTCCTTCgaactttcagttcagttaaaAGCATATACATGTCATTGTACATTATACCAGTTCTTCAATTTTTCAGATCTGGCTTAATTGGCCAATGTAAACATCCTGATTTTTTTCGAGTCCAGTGTAAACATCCTGATTATTTTTTCGATCAAATAAATTTGATGGATAAATTCCTTTTTTTGTTGATGTTACATCTGTATGTAACCAAATCTACTTATTGACTCGTGTGGTATACACTCATGTATTTAATGTTTGATCACTATTTGTGGAATAACCATAAACATTCTGTGATATTATTCAACTCCCTGTGGCTACTTTTACAATGTTATTGTGGAACTGTTTGAAAGAAAGGGTACTTACTTCGATCATTGCAATGACCTCCTCTTACTGCAATCCATGAGAATGCTAGGTGATTTTTTTACCTGTTCTTGTTACATTCTATTCAATGTAAAGTACATTCATCGGATGGAAGGGTTCCTTGTACTTGCATATTACCTGAACATTCCTAGTGCACATCTGGCATATCATTCACATTGCTAGTAATGAAGCTCTGATAATATTTCATCATGTCCGATGCTCATGGGATAAGGATCAGAAAAGTGAGTCACTACTCTACGAGTTCTGTCCGAAACTACTTTGCATCATAACCACTAATTAATCTTTACTATTTCAATCTTCTTAACTCAGTCGATGAACTTCTCCCTCAAATCTTAATTGATGTGAGATACTACTAAAGTAATTTCATAAGACTTTCAGATTTTATAGgaacaactttcatgtttaacATTCTATTGTAACAAGTTTAATTGTCTTCTTCATCATGCATGGATGGAAGGAAGAAATTCATCAGGTTGATCCTAAATAACTTTCATGAAAGAAATCAGGTATGTCATCAGTCATTCATTTTTTGATCATTAGCCACTTTTCTCTCTTACATTGTCAGATTTGTCCCATGAAAGATAACATCTCGATAAATGACCTGTTTTTACAACAacttccaccaccaccacccaaCACACACACTCCAAAATCAAAACACGTGGTATGCAAAATTTTAAGACAGCTTTGCTGGACAACAAGATGACTGATGGAAATCACTTGAAGTTCCTCAAAGATGCAACTTTTGTCGTGGACACACATTTGATATTCCTGCTCTGCATTTGTAGCTTTTCATCACATTCTTTCATAATCTAGCTTATCTGACTGCAGGTAGCCATGATAGTTCATCATAAAGGGCAATACGAAGATTTGCGTTGTGAATTTTTCTAGGTGGTGATTATTTAACACTTAAGAAATTTTGGTTGTAGATGGAAGGCTAGAGCAATTTGAAAAACCAGTGATCTTATTACCTTAATAAGCATGTCTGTTGGAAGCCAAGCAGGTGCAGTTGGTATTCCAACCCATGCAATCTGTAGACACAAGCAAAATTTAGAAAGGAGCCGGTGTTTAGCGTAACAGATTTTGACCCAGAATAAATCCTGATCATTTTGTCACAGATATTGTTGAAAATCTAAGCAAATGTTTTGACAGCTAGACAATCAGGTAATACGGTTATATGTACTGAGAAGTTGAAAGTGTCATATTTCTTATATTATGTGCtaatctttgtattttaaatatgccTCATGAGTTAGAGAAATCAGCAATGATCCATGATGCAACTTTGGGACTACCTTTTGTGGTAGATAATCCCAGATCactgaaatgacatattcatGCAATTTGAAATGAAAGGGATATGAATTATTGCATCATGTACTTAC
It contains:
- the LOC142536881 gene encoding uncharacterized protein LOC142536881 isoform X2, translating into MDAEFKDEEAPFSYPRAQRPRSGDLRPRFVSHLLHPVHQNSHPPVDESIFVGIEIGQSLAVEDPDGVFTVTAVDANHCPGAVMFLFEGNFGNILHTGDCRLTPECLQNLPEKYIGKKGKEPRCPLDYIFLDCTFGQFRSKMPSRHAAIQQVINCIWKHPNARTVYLTCDLLGQEEILVQVSQTFGGKIYIDKIKNSVCLKALELTVPEILSQDPSSRFQLFDGFHRLYERAEEKISEARTNFQHEPLIIRPSAQWYACNEGVSDTESPEKVRFDRAVRDLYGVWHVCYTIHSSRDELEWALELLAPKWVVSTTPSCRAMELDYVKKHCQRVFDDSLWKLMDLGAVASPDPYEAEKSFGCSNLMERIPDRCVEAQSEPVLISTNQRKRLSMSPSSKRPMLTLFGRARLGLEDSILQHKQNEIVCVGSDFLERASTEADERSSQKENVIKVKLQELSEPNKMADHELGSISSISIEGTTRMKFEEPLESERMSDCAEGKFTYASVELDMHKRAAISSIGFSRSYDENLRRFYRYVNVPIPQPLPSLVKLMVANKKMKKIM
- the LOC142536881 gene encoding uncharacterized protein LOC142536881 isoform X1, with protein sequence MPIEMPKGLPFSVDTWTPSSKTKRHHFLTHAHKDHAQGISAHASFPIYSTLFTRTLIRRYYPQVDESIFVGIEIGQSLAVEDPDGVFTVTAVDANHCPGAVMFLFEGNFGNILHTGDCRLTPECLQNLPEKYIGKKGKEPRCPLDYIFLDCTFGQFRSKMPSRHAAIQQVINCIWKHPNARTVYLTCDLLGQEEILVQVSQTFGGKIYIDKIKNSVCLKALELTVPEILSQDPSSRFQLFDGFHRLYERAEEKISEARTNFQHEPLIIRPSAQWYACNEGVSDTESPEKVRFDRAVRDLYGVWHVCYTIHSSRDELEWALELLAPKWVVSTTPSCRAMELDYVKKHCQRVFDDSLWKLMDLGAVASPDPYEAEKSFGCSNLMERIPDRCVEAQSEPVLISTNQRKRLSMSPSSKRPMLTLFGRARLGLEDSILQHKQNEIVCVGSDFLERASTEADERSSQKENVIKVKLQELSEPNKMADHELGSISSISIEGTTRMKFEEPLESERMSDCAEGKFTYASVELDMHKRAAISSIGFSRSYDENLRRFYRYVNVPIPQPLPSLVKLMVANKKMKKIM